One Glycocaulis abyssi DNA window includes the following coding sequences:
- a CDS encoding DUF6460 domain-containing protein, producing the protein MSDTPTPRKSFVQRVIAVRLRDILVLFLLCVLAGVVLALFNIDPAELWVDFFGTIARAWDRFFLIITESLGWSVRYFLLGAVLVIPLWIVWRIISAAGRRS; encoded by the coding sequence ATGAGCGATACACCCACACCCCGCAAGTCCTTCGTGCAACGCGTCATCGCGGTGCGCCTGCGCGACATACTCGTGCTGTTCCTGCTGTGTGTGCTCGCGGGCGTGGTACTGGCGCTGTTCAATATCGACCCGGCCGAGCTGTGGGTGGATTTCTTCGGCACGATTGCGCGGGCCTGGGACCGCTTCTTCCTGATCATCACCGAGTCGCTTGGCTGGTCGGTGCGCTACTTCCTGCTGGGCGCGGTTCTGGTGATCCCGCTATGGATCGTCTGGCGCATCATCTCCGCCGCTGGCCGCCGGTCCTAG